From a single Drosophila sulfurigaster albostrigata strain 15112-1811.04 chromosome 3, ASM2355843v2, whole genome shotgun sequence genomic region:
- the LOC133840635 gene encoding uncharacterized protein LOC133840635 → MSFLKTIANDSVPLMRQMRSLITTSVRQTHDAFKPTKHNPSPTCQSKGKSKKKSDEDCVDDHPKPRQRENIQDTFPFYHLIKFKDVCCGDPCIDKDFATFDECLYKESDKNKRKYQVTWVECPPVKIQPKKICCFAKAKKPPIARRKPVEKPDTACKYTKPCPPKGEQKCPRIKMPRCRPVRVPVRCHRIRWPSECRKVKTPYPAFSECARPKLRVKRRTECECHNEIPMCALLAILNRRLRSGSLQLNPCGK, encoded by the coding sequence ATGTCATTTCTGAAAACTATTGCAAATGATTCAGTACCGCTAATGCGCCAGATGCGATCATTAATCACAACTTCAGTTCGCCAAACACACGATGCGTTCAAGCCCACAAAGCACAATCCTTCGCCAACGTGCCAGTCGAAGGGAAAGAGTAAGAAGAAGTCGGATGAGGATTGTGTGGATGATCATCCGAAACCACGTCAGCGCGAAAATATTCAGGACACATTTCCGTTCTATCATCTGATCAAATTCAAGGATGTCTGCTGCGGCGATCCGTGCATCGACAAAGACTTTGCTACCTTCGACGAATGTTTGTACAAGGAAAGCGATAAGAACAAGCGCAAATATCAAGTAACTTGGGTTGAGTGTCCGCCCGTAAAAATTCAGCCgaagaaaatttgttgctttgccAAGGCAAAGAAACCGCCAATTGCACGTCGCAAGCCAGTTGAGAAGCCAGACACTGCCTGCAAGTACACCAAACCATGTCCACCCAAGGGAGAACAGAAATGTCCCCGAATCAAGATGCCTCGCTGTAGACCTGTTCGGGTGCCCGTTCGTTGCCATCGCATTCGTTGGCCAAGCGAGTGCAGGAAGGTTAAGACTCCCTATCCGGCCTTCTCTGAATGCGCTCGTCCCAAGTTGCGAGTGAAGCGCCGAACTGAATGTGAATGCCATAATGAGATACCGATGTGCGCGTTGTTGGCGATTTTGAACAGACGTCTTCGATCAGGCAGCTTACAGTTAAATCCGTGCGGAAAGTAG
- the LOC133841381 gene encoding uncharacterized protein LOC133841381 yields MILSPPRNFGVCKFRSFIRLGSAVLLNRPFRNYSDSDKCEPEPEPKCAPPVLREYPCGLKPTQLHIPKPTPKRPELISMWKFEDCEPELCKMDLRYDMKYYRITDKRKRKYQVTWNECPRLLIKPKKVCLYEKLKRPKIVRRKRKAHSGGGSAAEVKTCAKEKSRSTCVYIKAPCCKVGRKPPKCRSAFKSLGGCTKRKAPYPSFSECKKDPPLEVPPTECKCLLTPATCDAWAELRRRYARGQPPAKRCGEA; encoded by the coding sequence ATGATATTGTCACCCCCACGAAATTTCGGTGTTTGCAAATTTAGGTCGTTTATTCGACTTGGATCCGCCGTGCTTCTAAATCGACCATTTCGAAATTACTCGGATTCCGATAAGTGTGAGCCTGAGCCAGAGCCGAAGTGTGCGCCACCAGTACTGAGAGAGTATCCATGTGGCTTGAAACCGACGCAGTTGCATATTCCAAAGCCAACGCCCAAGCGCCCGGAGCTGATATCAATGTGGAAGTTTGAAGACTGTGAGCCAGAACTGTGTAAAATGGATCTGCGTTATGACATGAAGTACTATCGCATAACTGATAAGCGGAAGCGCAAGTATCAAGTGACATGGAACGAATGCCCTCGTCTCCTCATCAAGCCCAAAAAGGTGTGCCTCTATGAGAAATTGAAGCGTCCGAAGATCGTTCGTCGCAAGCGTAAGGCTCACTCTGGAGGCGGCAGTGCTGCCGAGGTCAAGACTTGTGCGAAAGAGAAATCGAGGAGTACGTGTGTGTATATTAAAGCGCCGTGCTGCAAAGTTGGACGCAAGCCACCAAAATGCAGAAGTGCATTCAAAAGTCTTGGAGGATGCACGAAACGTAAAGCACCATATCCCAGTTTTTCGGAGTGCAAAAAGGATCCACCACTTGAAGTACCTCCCACCGAATGCAAGTGTCTTCTCACTCCAGCCACATGCGATGCGTGGGCAGAATTAAGACGGCGTTACGCTAGAGGACAACCCCCCGCGAAGCGATGTGGTGAAGCCTAA
- the LOC133840634 gene encoding calponin homology domain-containing protein DDB_G0272472-like isoform X1, producing MLSIAKNNGFRTIKPVCRCLSTGSTLMAKYSKLQRVEQRIGESAFTNQTLGTKLNEEKPFAVKVFGLKQKEEKPQIGDAFSKKRNEEKSFAENTFGLKQKEEKPIADKIFALKQKEEKPVVNDVSCKKRNEEKSFLETVLETKKTLETKEEQIIGLKQKEEKPVVNDISCKKRNEEKSFLETKKTLETKEEQIIGLKQKEEKPVVNDISCKKRNEEKSFLETKKTLETKEEQIIGLKQKEEKPVVNDVSCKKRNEEKSFTGNVFGTKINEEKPFNDISCKKRNEEKSFLETKKTLETKEEKPTCEQIIGLKQKEEKPVVNDVSCKKRNEEKSFTGNVFGTKINEEKPFNDISCKKRNEEKSFLETKKTLETKEEQIIGLKQKEEKPVVNDISCKKRNEEKSFLETKKTLETKEEQIIGLKQKEEKPDVNDISCKKRNEEKSFLETKKTPETKEEQIIGLKQKEEKPVVNDVSCKKRNEEKSFLETKKTLETKEEKPTSEQIFGLKQKEEKPVFGTKINEEKPFNDISCKKRNEEKSFLETKKTLETKEEQIIEEQIIGLKQKEEKPDVNDISCKKRNEEKSFLETKKTLETEEEKPTCEQIIGLKQKEEKPVVNDVSCKKRNEEKSFTGNVFGTKINEEKPFNDISCKKRNEEKSFLETKKTLETKEEQIIGLKQKEEKPVVNDISCKKRNEEKSFLETKKTLETKEEQIIGLKQKEEKPVVNDISCKKRNEEKSFLETKKTLETKEEKPTCEQIFGLKQKEEKPVVNNVSCKKRNEEKSLLENIFGTKLNEEKPEVRKAETKEAVRC from the exons ATGTTGTCCATTGCCAAGAATAATGGTTTCCGCACAATTAAGCCCGTGTGTCGCTGTCTATCTACTGGTTCAACGTTAATGGCAAAGTATTCCAAATTACAAAGGGTAGAACAGCGGATTGGAGAGTCGGCGTTTACTAATCAAACTCTTGGGACGAAGCTGAATGAGGAGAAGCCCTTTGCTGTAAAGGTTTTCGGTTTGaagcaaaaagaagagaaaccTCAGATCGGTGATGCTTTCTCCAAAAAGCGCAATGAGGAGAAATCTTTCGCAGAGAACACTTTCGGTCTGAAGCAGAAAGAAGAAAAGCCTATTGCTGACAAAATTTTTGCCCTTAAACAAAAGGAGGAAAAGCCAGTTGTCAATGACGTCTCCTGCAAAAAGCGCAATGAAGAAAAGTCCTTCTTAGAAACAGTCCTTGAAACTAAGAAAACCCTCGAGACAAAAGAGGAACAGATCATCGGTCTGAAGCAGAAGGAGGAAAAGCCAGTTGTCAATGACATCTCCTGTAAGAAGCGCAATGAGGAAAAGTCGTTCCTTGAAACTAAGAAAACCCTCGAGACAAAAGAGGAACAGATCATCGGTCTGAAGCAGAAGGAGGAAAAGCCAGTTGTCAATGACATCTCCTGTAAGAAGCGCAATGAGGAAAAGTCGTTCCTTGAAACTAAGAAAACCCTCGAGACAAAAGAGGAACAGATCATCGGTCTGAAGCAGAAGGAGGAAAAGCCAGTTGTCAATGACGTCTCTTGCAAAAAACGCAATGAGGAAAAGTCGTTCACAGGAAATGTCTTTGGGACTAAGATAAATGAAGAGAAACCCTTCAATGACATCTCCTGTAAGAAGCGCAATGAAGAAAAGTCCTTCCTTGAAACTAAGAAAACCCTCGAGACAAAAGAGGAAAAGCCCACCTGTGAACAGATCATCGGGCTGAAGCAGAAGGAGGAAAAGCCAGTTGTCAATGACGTCTCCTGCAAAAAACGCAATGAGGAAAAGTCGTTCACAGGAAATGTCTTTGGGACTAAGATAAATGAAGAGAAACCCTTCAATGACATCTCCTGTAAGAAGCGCAATGAGGAAAAGTCGTTCCTTGAAACTAAGAAAACCCTCGAGACAAAAGAGGAACAGATCATCGGTCTGAAGCAGAAGGAGGAAAAGCCAGTTGTCAATGACATCTCCTGTAAGAAGCGCAATGAGGAAAAGTCGTTCCTTGAAACTAAGAAAACCCTCGAGACAAAAGAGGAACAGATCATCGGGCTGAAGCAGAAGGAGGAAAAGCCAGATGTCAATGACATCTCCTGTAAGAAGCGCAATGAAGAAAAGTCCTTCCTTGAAACTAAGAAAACCCCCGAGACAAAAGAGGAACAGATCATCGGTCTGAAGCAGAAGGAGGAAAAGCCAGTTGTCAATGACGTCTCCTGCAAAAAACGCAATGAGGAAAAGTCCTTCCTTGAAACTAAGAAAACCCTAGAGACAAAAGAGGAAAAGCCCACCTCTGAACAGATCTTCGGCCTTAAGCAGAAAGAAGAAAAGCCAGTCTTTGGGACTAAGATAAATGAAGAGAAACCCTTCAATGACATCTCCTGTAAGAAGCGCAATGAGGAAAAGTCCTTCCTTGAAACTAAGAAAACCCTCGAGACAAAAGAGGAACAGATCATCG AGGAACAGATCATCGGGCTGAAGCAGAAGGAGGAAAAGCCAGATGTCAATGACATCTCCTGTAAGAAGCGCAATGAAGAAAAGTCCTTCCTTGAAACTAAGAAAACCCTCGAGACAGAAGAGGAAAAGCCCACCTGTGAACAGATCATCGGGCTGAAGCAGAAGGAGGAAAAGCCAGTTGTCAATGACGTCTCCTGCAAAAAACGCAATGAGGAAAAGTCGTTCACAGGAAATGTTTTTGGGACTAAGATAAATGAAGAGAAACCCTTTAATGACATCTCCTGTAAGAAGCGCAATGAGGAAAAGTCCTTCCTTGAAACTAAGAAAACCCTCGAGACAAAAGAGGAACAGATCATCGGTCTGAAGCAGAAGGAGGAAAAGCCAGTTGTCAATGACATCTCCTGTAAGAAGCGCAATGAGGAAAAGTCCTTCCTTGAAACTAAGAAAACCCTCGAGACAAAAGAGGAACAGATCATCGGTCTGAAGCAGAAGGAGGAAAAGCCAGTTGTCAATGACATCTCCTGTAAGAAGCGCAATGAGGAAAAGTCCTTCCTTGAAACTAAGAAAACCCTCGAGACAAAAGAGGAAAAGCCCACCTGTGAACAGATCTTCGGTCTTAAGCAGAAAGAGGAAAAGCCAGTTGTCAATAATGTCTCCTGTAAGAAGCGGAATGAGGAGAAGTCCCtcttagaaaatatatttggaacTAAACTAAATGAGGAGAAACCTGAAGTAAGGAAGGCTGAAACCAAAGAAGCTGTTCGCTGTTAG
- the LOC133840634 gene encoding trichohyalin-like isoform X2, whose protein sequence is MLSIAKNNGFRTIKPVCRCLSTGSTLMAKYSKLQRVEQRIGESAFTNQTLGTKLNEEKPFAVKVFGLKQKEEKPQIGDAFSKKRNEEKSFAENTFGLKQKEEKPIADKIFALKQKEEKPVVNDVSCKKRNEEKSFLETVLETKKTLETKEEQIIEEQIIGLKQKEEKPVVNDISCKKRNEEKSFLETKKTLETKEEQIIGLKQKEEKPVVNDVSCKKRNEEKSFTGNVFGTKINEEKPFNDISCKKRNEEKSFLETKKTLETKEEKPTCEQIIGLKQKEEKPVVNDVSCKKRNEEKSFTGNVFGTKINEEKPFNDISCKKRNEEKSFLETKKTLETKEEQIIGLKQKEEKPVVNDISCKKRNEEKSFLETKKTLETKEEQIIGLKQKEEKPDVNDISCKKRNEEKSFLETKKTPETKEEQIIGLKQKEEKPVVNDVSCKKRNEEKSFLETKKTLETKEEKPTSEQIFGLKQKEEKPVFGTKINEEKPFNDISCKKRNEEKSFLETKKTLETKEEQIIEEQIIGLKQKEEKPDVNDISCKKRNEEKSFLETKKTLETEEEKPTCEQIIGLKQKEEKPVVNDVSCKKRNEEKSFTGNVFGTKINEEKPFNDISCKKRNEEKSFLETKKTLETKEEQIIGLKQKEEKPVVNDISCKKRNEEKSFLETKKTLETKEEQIIGLKQKEEKPVVNDISCKKRNEEKSFLETKKTLETKEEKPTCEQIFGLKQKEEKPVVNNVSCKKRNEEKSLLENIFGTKLNEEKPEVRKAETKEAVRC, encoded by the exons ATGTTGTCCATTGCCAAGAATAATGGTTTCCGCACAATTAAGCCCGTGTGTCGCTGTCTATCTACTGGTTCAACGTTAATGGCAAAGTATTCCAAATTACAAAGGGTAGAACAGCGGATTGGAGAGTCGGCGTTTACTAATCAAACTCTTGGGACGAAGCTGAATGAGGAGAAGCCCTTTGCTGTAAAGGTTTTCGGTTTGaagcaaaaagaagagaaaccTCAGATCGGTGATGCTTTCTCCAAAAAGCGCAATGAGGAGAAATCTTTCGCAGAGAACACTTTCGGTCTGAAGCAGAAAGAAGAAAAGCCTATTGCTGACAAAATTTTTGCCCTTAAACAAAAGGAGGAAAAGCCAGTTGTCAATGACGTCTCCTGCAAAAAGCGCAATGAAGAAAAGTCCTTCTTAGAAACAGTCCTTGAAACTAAGAAAACCCTCGAGACAAAAGAGGAACAGATCATCG AGGAACAGATCATCGGTCTGAAGCAGAAGGAGGAAAAGCCAGTTGTCAATGACATCTCCTGTAAGAAGCGCAATGAGGAAAAGTCGTTCCTTGAAACTAAGAAAACCCTCGAGACAAAAGAGGAACAGATCATCGGTCTGAAGCAGAAGGAGGAAAAGCCAGTTGTCAATGACGTCTCTTGCAAAAAACGCAATGAGGAAAAGTCGTTCACAGGAAATGTCTTTGGGACTAAGATAAATGAAGAGAAACCCTTCAATGACATCTCCTGTAAGAAGCGCAATGAAGAAAAGTCCTTCCTTGAAACTAAGAAAACCCTCGAGACAAAAGAGGAAAAGCCCACCTGTGAACAGATCATCGGGCTGAAGCAGAAGGAGGAAAAGCCAGTTGTCAATGACGTCTCCTGCAAAAAACGCAATGAGGAAAAGTCGTTCACAGGAAATGTCTTTGGGACTAAGATAAATGAAGAGAAACCCTTCAATGACATCTCCTGTAAGAAGCGCAATGAGGAAAAGTCGTTCCTTGAAACTAAGAAAACCCTCGAGACAAAAGAGGAACAGATCATCGGTCTGAAGCAGAAGGAGGAAAAGCCAGTTGTCAATGACATCTCCTGTAAGAAGCGCAATGAGGAAAAGTCGTTCCTTGAAACTAAGAAAACCCTCGAGACAAAAGAGGAACAGATCATCGGGCTGAAGCAGAAGGAGGAAAAGCCAGATGTCAATGACATCTCCTGTAAGAAGCGCAATGAAGAAAAGTCCTTCCTTGAAACTAAGAAAACCCCCGAGACAAAAGAGGAACAGATCATCGGTCTGAAGCAGAAGGAGGAAAAGCCAGTTGTCAATGACGTCTCCTGCAAAAAACGCAATGAGGAAAAGTCCTTCCTTGAAACTAAGAAAACCCTAGAGACAAAAGAGGAAAAGCCCACCTCTGAACAGATCTTCGGCCTTAAGCAGAAAGAAGAAAAGCCAGTCTTTGGGACTAAGATAAATGAAGAGAAACCCTTCAATGACATCTCCTGTAAGAAGCGCAATGAGGAAAAGTCCTTCCTTGAAACTAAGAAAACCCTCGAGACAAAAGAGGAACAGATCATCG AGGAACAGATCATCGGGCTGAAGCAGAAGGAGGAAAAGCCAGATGTCAATGACATCTCCTGTAAGAAGCGCAATGAAGAAAAGTCCTTCCTTGAAACTAAGAAAACCCTCGAGACAGAAGAGGAAAAGCCCACCTGTGAACAGATCATCGGGCTGAAGCAGAAGGAGGAAAAGCCAGTTGTCAATGACGTCTCCTGCAAAAAACGCAATGAGGAAAAGTCGTTCACAGGAAATGTTTTTGGGACTAAGATAAATGAAGAGAAACCCTTTAATGACATCTCCTGTAAGAAGCGCAATGAGGAAAAGTCCTTCCTTGAAACTAAGAAAACCCTCGAGACAAAAGAGGAACAGATCATCGGTCTGAAGCAGAAGGAGGAAAAGCCAGTTGTCAATGACATCTCCTGTAAGAAGCGCAATGAGGAAAAGTCCTTCCTTGAAACTAAGAAAACCCTCGAGACAAAAGAGGAACAGATCATCGGTCTGAAGCAGAAGGAGGAAAAGCCAGTTGTCAATGACATCTCCTGTAAGAAGCGCAATGAGGAAAAGTCCTTCCTTGAAACTAAGAAAACCCTCGAGACAAAAGAGGAAAAGCCCACCTGTGAACAGATCTTCGGTCTTAAGCAGAAAGAGGAAAAGCCAGTTGTCAATAATGTCTCCTGTAAGAAGCGGAATGAGGAGAAGTCCCtcttagaaaatatatttggaacTAAACTAAATGAGGAGAAACCTGAAGTAAGGAAGGCTGAAACCAAAGAAGCTGTTCGCTGTTAG